The genomic stretch GCAGGAGGAACTATTTAATAATAATGTCGAAGCCAAACTCCGAGGAGTGGCTACTCAAAACACAATCATTCTCTGCGAACACGAGCCCGTTTTTACCTTGGGAAAGAGTGGTCATCGTGAAAATATTTTAGTCAGCAAGGAAGAAATGAAGGCTGAATTTTATCACACCAACCGAGGGGGTGATGTTACCTTTCATGGGCCCGGACAGTTGGTCGTCTATCCCATTCTGGATTTAGACAAATTGGAAATCGGCTTGGCCAAATACATTGCCAAACTGGAAGAAACCATCATCGAAACGCTTAAAGCCTATAACATTATCGGGCAGAGACTCGATGGTGCTGCCGGCATCTGGATAAAAGACAAAGGGCCTGAACGAAAGATCTGCGCCATCGGGGTAAAAGCAAGTCGCAACATTACCATGCACGGACTAGCCATCAATATCAATACCGACCTCTCCTATTTCGGTAAAATCATTCCATGCGGATTGGAGAATAAACAGGTTACTTCTATTCAAAAAGAACTGAACCAAGTTGTTGATTTAGAGAAATACAAGAAGGCATTTATTACGACCTTTGTTCGGGAATTTGGTCTGTAATAACCACCACAGAGTTATCTGCTCTGTTCAGCTTCGCTCATAAAACATCCATAGCCAGAATATTCGGGAAAGACGAAAGAATACCGGACTCAAAATAAATATCAGAATCCCATTCACCAACACGTAATTCAGATTCAGCGAATTCATAAAACCAAACATGATGGTAGAAATCACAAACACCAGCCCGCTGAAAGCCACCGTCAACGCATAAGCCACATAAGTGGCTCCCCAATAAAATCCAATCTCAGGAATGTAGTTTAGATTGCAATGCGCGCACCGCTTATGCGTGTTGAGCATTTTTGACACCAAATATGGATTGCTTGACTCAAACACTTCGCCCTGCTCGCAGCGAGGACATTTTCCGGTTATTATATTCATCAGACG from Bacteroidota bacterium encodes the following:
- the lipB gene encoding lipoyl(octanoyl) transferase LipB — protein: MKILDLGLKKYAEVLHMQEELFNNNVEAKLRGVATQNTIILCEHEPVFTLGKSGHRENILVSKEEMKAEFYHTNRGGDVTFHGPGQLVVYPILDLDKLEIGLAKYIAKLEETIIETLKAYNIIGQRLDGAAGIWIKDKGPERKICAIGVKASRNITMHGLAININTDLSYFGKIIPCGLENKQVTSIQKELNQVVDLEKYKKAFITTFVREFGL
- a CDS encoding DUF983 domain-containing protein, which translates into the protein MNIITGKCPRCEQGEVFESSNPYLVSKMLNTHKRCAHCNLNYIPEIGFYWGATYVAYALTVAFSGLVFVISTIMFGFMNSLNLNYVLVNGILIFILSPVFFRLSRIFWLWMFYERS